The following proteins are co-located in the Silene latifolia isolate original U9 population chromosome 1, ASM4854445v1, whole genome shotgun sequence genome:
- the LOC141594079 gene encoding pectin acetylesterase 8-like isoform X1 translates to MNSMVNSSKWLELLVCLVLLIKVEGFNVSITIVQDAVAKGGVCLDGSPPAYHFDKGFETGVDNWLIYLQGGAWCNNATTCLDRSHSAFGSSKLMSTNYNFTGILSNESKHNPDFYNWNRVEVRYCDGSSYTGDVEAVDPITKVYYRGARAWRAVMDDLLAKGMKDAQNAVLAGCSAGGLGAILQCDNFRALLPSGARVKCLSDGGFFINTEALYGPRPLQEYFAEVVTTHGSAKNLPEACTSTFRPELCIFPRHAARDIQTPLFLLNSAYDSWQIVNIYLQGVVDPHGKWRNCTNDITRCSDSQILDLQGFNKQFIMALSSIGDNPTRGLFINSCYCHCQSEAQETWFAEDSPRLDNTTIAKAFGDWFYDRNPFQKIDCPYPCDKTCRHAVSA, encoded by the exons ATGAACAGTATGGTGAATTCTTCAAAATGGCTGGAACTTTTGGTTTGCCTCGTGCTATTGATAAAAGTTGAGGGTTTCAATGTTTCAATAACCATTGTTCAAGATGCAGTGGCCAAAGGTGGTG TGTGTTTGGATGGAAGCCCACCTGCTTATCATTTCGACAAGGGATTTGAAACTGGAGTCGATAATTGGTTGATTTACTTGCAG ggTGGAGCATGGTGCAACAATGCAACTACATGCCTTGATCGTTCACATTCTGCATTTGGTTCATCTAAGTTAATGTCCACTAATTATAACTTCACGGGGATATTAAGCAACGAATCAAAGCATAATCCTG ATTTCTACAATTGGAATCGTGTCGAGGTTCGTTACTGTGATGGATCATCCTACACAGGAGATGTTGAAGCAGTTGATCCT ATTACAAAGGTTTATTATAGAGGAGCAAGAGCCTGGAGGGCAGTTATGGATGATTTATTAGCAAAAGGAATGAAGGATGCACAAAAT GCTGTTCTTGCAGGATGCTCAGCTGGTGGACTGGGAGCGATCCTGCAATGTGACAATTTCCGAGCTTTGTTACCTTCTGGCGCCAGAGTGAAATGCCTATCTGATGGCGGTTTCTTCATAAACAC GGAAGCTCTTTATGGACCGCGACCTCTTCAGGAGTACTTTGCCGAAGTTGTTACCACACAT GGATCAGCGAAAAACTTGCCTGAAGCTTGTACTTCTACATTCAGACCAGAATTG TGCATTTTCCCACGGCATGCAGCTAGGGACATTCAGACGCCGTTGTTTCTGCTAAACTCAGCCTATGATTCCTGGCAG ATAGTCAATATTTACCTCCAAGGTGTGGTTGATCCTCATGGAAAATGGAGAAATTGTACAAATGACATAACCCGGTGTTCTGACAGCCAGATTCTAGACTTACAAG GTTTCAACAAACAGTTCATAATGGCATTGTCGAGCATAGGCGACAACCCGACTAGAGGGTTGTTCATCAACTCTTGTTACTGTCACTGCCAAAGTGAGGCTCAAGAAACATGGTTTGCGGAGGACTCTCCTCGTCTAGACAATACT ACGATTGCAAAAGCGTTTGGTGATTGGTTTTATGACCGCAATCCATTCCAGAAGATCGACTGCCCTTACCCTTGTGATAAAACTTGTCGTCACGCTGTCTCTGCATGA
- the LOC141594132 gene encoding pectin acetylesterase 8-like isoform X1, with amino-acid sequence MQIIMNSRTVEQWIKAVIFAVILLKSEGLYVQTTYLRSAVAKGAVCLDGSAPAYNLNRGYGSGVNSWLVQIEGGGWCNNITSCLARKYMHLGSSRKMVNPLAFSGIMSNNPMYNPDFHNWNRVKIRYCDGASFTGDVETVDPVTKLHFRGARVWRAIMEDLMLKGMKSAKNALLSGCSAGGLTSILHCDSFRAHFPAGTKVKCLSDAGYFINVKDISGASHVATYFHQIVKLHGSEQNLPATCTATMKPELCFFPQYIVPKIRTPIFILNAAYDSWQIKNILAPAAADPRGYWSDCKTSLQNCSTNQLEVMQDFRIEFLHALNGLNRTPSRGLFINSCYAHCQTELQETWFSKHSPVLHNMTIAESVGDWFYDRRRLQMIDCPYPCDRSCQNRIYEPQEPHHQEGGGRRNDDTTVKLILVLCLLASILS; translated from the exons ATGCAAATCAT AATGAATAGCAGAACAGTTGAACAATGGATTAAAGCTGTAATTTTCGCGGTAATCTTGCTGAAATCTGAAGGATTATATGTTCAAACAACATATTTAAGGAGTGCTGTTGCAAAGGGAGCTG TTTGTTTGGATGGAAGTGCGCCCGCGTATAATCTGAATAGAGGATATGGTTCAGGGGTCAATAGTTGGTTGGTTCAAATCGAG GGAGGAGGTTGGTGCAACAATATAACATCTTGTCTTGCGCGAAAGTACATGCACTTAGGCTCATCCCGGAAAATGGTTAACCCACTTGCATTTTCCGGTATAATGAGCAACAATCCAATGTATAATCCAG ACTTTCATAATTGGAACAGGGTGAAAATTCGATACTGTGATGGGGCGTCTTTCACTGGAGACGTGGAAACTGTTGATCCT GTAACTAAGCTTCATTTCCGAGGAGCTAGAGTCTGGCGCGCTATCATGGAAGATCTAATGTTAAAAGGAATGAAGAGCGCGAAAAAT GCTCTTCTTTCCGGGTGTTCAGCTGGTGGATTGACTTCCATTTTGCATTGTGATAGCTTCCGAGCTCACTTCCCTGCCGGTACTAAAGTCAAGTGCCTCTCCGATGCTGGCTATTTCATCAATGT GAAGGATATCTCAGGAGCATCACATGTCGCGACCTACTTTCATCAAATAGTGAAATTACAT GGATCGGAACAGAATTTACCTGCAACTTGTACGGCGACCATGAAGCCTGAGTTA TGTTTTTTTCCGCAGTACATTGTACCAAAGATCCGAACACCAATTTTCATACTAAATGCAGCATATGATTCATGGCAG ATTAAGAATATATTGGCACCGGCTGCTGCTGATCCTCGTGGCTACTGGTCCGACTGCAAGACCAGCTTGCAGAATTGCTCTACTAATCAACTTGAAGTTATGCAAG ATTTCAGAATAGAGTTTCTACACGCGCTTAACGGACTCAACAGAACACCATCAAGAGGACTGTTTATAAACTCGTGCTACGCCCATTGCCAAACTGAACTTCAAGAAACATGGTTTAGTAAACATTCCCCAGTTTTGCACAATATG ACAATTGCAGAGTCAGTTGGAGACTGGTTTTATGATCGTAGACGTTTGCAGATGATAGACTGCCCTTATCCTTGTGACCGGAGCTGCCAAAATCGCATTTACGAGCCACAAGAACCACATCACCAA GAAGGAGGTGGAAGACGAAATGACGATACAACAGTGAAGCTGATCCTTGTACTATGCCTGTTAGCAAGTATTCTTAGCTAA
- the LOC141594132 gene encoding pectin acetylesterase 8-like isoform X2, which translates to MNSRTVEQWIKAVIFAVILLKSEGLYVQTTYLRSAVAKGAVCLDGSAPAYNLNRGYGSGVNSWLVQIEGGGWCNNITSCLARKYMHLGSSRKMVNPLAFSGIMSNNPMYNPDFHNWNRVKIRYCDGASFTGDVETVDPVTKLHFRGARVWRAIMEDLMLKGMKSAKNALLSGCSAGGLTSILHCDSFRAHFPAGTKVKCLSDAGYFINVKDISGASHVATYFHQIVKLHGSEQNLPATCTATMKPELCFFPQYIVPKIRTPIFILNAAYDSWQIKNILAPAAADPRGYWSDCKTSLQNCSTNQLEVMQDFRIEFLHALNGLNRTPSRGLFINSCYAHCQTELQETWFSKHSPVLHNMTIAESVGDWFYDRRRLQMIDCPYPCDRSCQNRIYEPQEPHHQEGGGRRNDDTTVKLILVLCLLASILS; encoded by the exons ATGAATAGCAGAACAGTTGAACAATGGATTAAAGCTGTAATTTTCGCGGTAATCTTGCTGAAATCTGAAGGATTATATGTTCAAACAACATATTTAAGGAGTGCTGTTGCAAAGGGAGCTG TTTGTTTGGATGGAAGTGCGCCCGCGTATAATCTGAATAGAGGATATGGTTCAGGGGTCAATAGTTGGTTGGTTCAAATCGAG GGAGGAGGTTGGTGCAACAATATAACATCTTGTCTTGCGCGAAAGTACATGCACTTAGGCTCATCCCGGAAAATGGTTAACCCACTTGCATTTTCCGGTATAATGAGCAACAATCCAATGTATAATCCAG ACTTTCATAATTGGAACAGGGTGAAAATTCGATACTGTGATGGGGCGTCTTTCACTGGAGACGTGGAAACTGTTGATCCT GTAACTAAGCTTCATTTCCGAGGAGCTAGAGTCTGGCGCGCTATCATGGAAGATCTAATGTTAAAAGGAATGAAGAGCGCGAAAAAT GCTCTTCTTTCCGGGTGTTCAGCTGGTGGATTGACTTCCATTTTGCATTGTGATAGCTTCCGAGCTCACTTCCCTGCCGGTACTAAAGTCAAGTGCCTCTCCGATGCTGGCTATTTCATCAATGT GAAGGATATCTCAGGAGCATCACATGTCGCGACCTACTTTCATCAAATAGTGAAATTACAT GGATCGGAACAGAATTTACCTGCAACTTGTACGGCGACCATGAAGCCTGAGTTA TGTTTTTTTCCGCAGTACATTGTACCAAAGATCCGAACACCAATTTTCATACTAAATGCAGCATATGATTCATGGCAG ATTAAGAATATATTGGCACCGGCTGCTGCTGATCCTCGTGGCTACTGGTCCGACTGCAAGACCAGCTTGCAGAATTGCTCTACTAATCAACTTGAAGTTATGCAAG ATTTCAGAATAGAGTTTCTACACGCGCTTAACGGACTCAACAGAACACCATCAAGAGGACTGTTTATAAACTCGTGCTACGCCCATTGCCAAACTGAACTTCAAGAAACATGGTTTAGTAAACATTCCCCAGTTTTGCACAATATG ACAATTGCAGAGTCAGTTGGAGACTGGTTTTATGATCGTAGACGTTTGCAGATGATAGACTGCCCTTATCCTTGTGACCGGAGCTGCCAAAATCGCATTTACGAGCCACAAGAACCACATCACCAA GAAGGAGGTGGAAGACGAAATGACGATACAACAGTGAAGCTGATCCTTGTACTATGCCTGTTAGCAAGTATTCTTAGCTAA
- the LOC141594079 gene encoding pectin acetylesterase 8-like isoform X2, with product MVNSSKWLELLVCLVLLIKVEGFNVSITIVQDAVAKGGVCLDGSPPAYHFDKGFETGVDNWLIYLQGGAWCNNATTCLDRSHSAFGSSKLMSTNYNFTGILSNESKHNPDFYNWNRVEVRYCDGSSYTGDVEAVDPITKVYYRGARAWRAVMDDLLAKGMKDAQNAVLAGCSAGGLGAILQCDNFRALLPSGARVKCLSDGGFFINTEALYGPRPLQEYFAEVVTTHGSAKNLPEACTSTFRPELCIFPRHAARDIQTPLFLLNSAYDSWQIVNIYLQGVVDPHGKWRNCTNDITRCSDSQILDLQGFNKQFIMALSSIGDNPTRGLFINSCYCHCQSEAQETWFAEDSPRLDNTTIAKAFGDWFYDRNPFQKIDCPYPCDKTCRHAVSA from the exons ATGGTGAATTCTTCAAAATGGCTGGAACTTTTGGTTTGCCTCGTGCTATTGATAAAAGTTGAGGGTTTCAATGTTTCAATAACCATTGTTCAAGATGCAGTGGCCAAAGGTGGTG TGTGTTTGGATGGAAGCCCACCTGCTTATCATTTCGACAAGGGATTTGAAACTGGAGTCGATAATTGGTTGATTTACTTGCAG ggTGGAGCATGGTGCAACAATGCAACTACATGCCTTGATCGTTCACATTCTGCATTTGGTTCATCTAAGTTAATGTCCACTAATTATAACTTCACGGGGATATTAAGCAACGAATCAAAGCATAATCCTG ATTTCTACAATTGGAATCGTGTCGAGGTTCGTTACTGTGATGGATCATCCTACACAGGAGATGTTGAAGCAGTTGATCCT ATTACAAAGGTTTATTATAGAGGAGCAAGAGCCTGGAGGGCAGTTATGGATGATTTATTAGCAAAAGGAATGAAGGATGCACAAAAT GCTGTTCTTGCAGGATGCTCAGCTGGTGGACTGGGAGCGATCCTGCAATGTGACAATTTCCGAGCTTTGTTACCTTCTGGCGCCAGAGTGAAATGCCTATCTGATGGCGGTTTCTTCATAAACAC GGAAGCTCTTTATGGACCGCGACCTCTTCAGGAGTACTTTGCCGAAGTTGTTACCACACAT GGATCAGCGAAAAACTTGCCTGAAGCTTGTACTTCTACATTCAGACCAGAATTG TGCATTTTCCCACGGCATGCAGCTAGGGACATTCAGACGCCGTTGTTTCTGCTAAACTCAGCCTATGATTCCTGGCAG ATAGTCAATATTTACCTCCAAGGTGTGGTTGATCCTCATGGAAAATGGAGAAATTGTACAAATGACATAACCCGGTGTTCTGACAGCCAGATTCTAGACTTACAAG GTTTCAACAAACAGTTCATAATGGCATTGTCGAGCATAGGCGACAACCCGACTAGAGGGTTGTTCATCAACTCTTGTTACTGTCACTGCCAAAGTGAGGCTCAAGAAACATGGTTTGCGGAGGACTCTCCTCGTCTAGACAATACT ACGATTGCAAAAGCGTTTGGTGATTGGTTTTATGACCGCAATCCATTCCAGAAGATCGACTGCCCTTACCCTTGTGATAAAACTTGTCGTCACGCTGTCTCTGCATGA
- the LOC141623486 gene encoding pectin acetylesterase 8-like: MVKRQESANGNIVTTLQNIRPSQRRTTHRSSPILTILASPTIVCLVDFSWQGVMEIRRGSKQIDGKHSQDSQKDSLFIFEIFLEICDLYTDNRLSTLSRLSAMSQICRCPHDKALLSGCSAGGLTSILHCDSFRAHFPPGTKVKCLSDAGYFINVKDISGASHVATYFHQIVKLHGSEKNLPATCTATMKPELCFFPQYIVPKIRTPIFILNAAYDSWQIKNILAPAAADPRGYWSDCKTSLQNCSTNQLEVMQDFRIEFLHALNGLNRTPSRGLFINSCYAHCQTELQETWFSKHSPVLHNMTIAESVGDWFYDRRRLQMIDCPYPCDRSCQNRIYEPQEPHHQEGGGRRNDDTTVKLILVLCLLASILS, from the exons ATGGTGAAGCGTCAAGAAAGTGCGAATGGAAACATAGTTACTAC TTTACAAAACATTAGACCAAGCCAAAGACGTACTACTCATCGGTCATCACCAATTCTTACCATACTGGCCAGTCCTACAATTGTATGTCTTGTTGATTTTTCATGGCAGGGTGTGATGGAAATCAGACGAGGAAGTAAACAGATTGACGGGAAACATTCTCAAGATAGCCAAAAAGATTCACTATTCATTTTTGAGATATTCCTCGAGATTTGTGATTTATACACTGACAATCGTCTTAGCACGCTGTCACGCCTGTCAGCAATGAGTCAGATTTGCAGATGTCCCCACGACAAA GCTCTTCTTTCCGGGTGTTCAGCTGGTGGATTGACTTCCATTTTGCATTGTGATAGCTTCCGAGCTCACTTCCCTCCCGGTACTAAAGTCAAGTGCCTCTCCGATGCTGGCTATTTCATCAATGT GAAGGATATCTCAGGAGCATCACATGTCGCGACCTACTTTCATCAAATAGTGAAATTACAT GGATCAGAAAAGAACTTACCTGCAACTTGTACAGCGACCATGAAGCCTGAGTTA TGTTTTTTTCCGCAGTACATTGTACCAAAGATCCGAACACCAATTTTCATACTAAATGCAGCATATGATTCATGGCAG ATTAAGAATATATTGGCACCAGCTGCAGCTGATCCTCGTGGCTACTGGTCCGACTGCAAGACCAGCTTGCAGAATTGCTCAACTAATCAACTTGAAGTTATGCAAG aTTTCAGAATAGAGTTTCTACACGCGCTTAATGGACTCAACAGAACACCATCAAGAGGACTGTTCATAAACTCGTGCTACGCCCATTGCCAAACTGAACTTCAAGAAACATGGTTTAGTAAACATTCCCCAGTTTTGCACAATATG ACAATTGCAGAGTCAGTTGGAGACTGGTTTTATGATCGTAGACGTTTGCAGATGATAGACTGCCCTTATCCTTGTGACCGGAGCTGCCAAAATCGCATTTACGAGCCACAAGAACCACATCACCAA GAAGGAGGTGGAAGACGAAATGACGATACAACAGTGAAGCTGATCCTTGTACTATGCCTGTTAGCAAGTATTCTTAGCTAA
- the LOC141594103 gene encoding pectin acetylesterase 8-like gives MVNKSKWIEFLICIVMVIRVNGFYVPITFVQDAVAKGGVCLDGSPPAYHFHKGFGAGINNWLIHMEGGAWCNSPTKCLERTLDRLGSSSLMTTNYTFSGILSNQAKYNPDFYNWNRIKVRYCDGSSYTGDVEDVDPNAKVYYRGARLWRAIMDDLLAKGMKDAQNAILAGCSAGGLGAILQCDNFRGLVPSTAKVKCLSDAGFFINANDVSGAPHIQEFFAQVVNTHGSAKNLPESCTSKFSAELCMFPEYAARDIQTPLFLLNAAYDTWQVKNTLAPGVADRHGTWRDCKSNITECSDSQLQTLQGFRTEFLAALSSLGDNPSRGSFINSCYSHCQSGTQETWLRNDSPLLDNTTISAAVGGWFYDRNAFQKIDCPYPCDKTCHNRVFE, from the exons ATGGTTAATAAGTCGAAATGGATCGAGTTTTTGATCTGCATTGTGATGGTGATTAGAGTTAATGGTTTTTATGTCCCTATAACATTTGTTCAAGATGCAGTAGCTAAAGGGGGTG TTTGCTTGGATGGAAGTCCACCAGCTTACCATTTTCACAAGGGTTTTGGAGCTGGTATCAACAATTGGCTGATTCATATGGAG GGTGGAGCATGGTGTAACAGTCCAACGAAGTGCCTAGAGCGCACACTTGACCGGTTAGGTTCATCTAGCTTAATGACAACAAACTACACTTTCTCTGGGATATTGAGTAACCAGGCAAAGTACAATCCTG ACTTTTACAACTGGAATCGGATCAAGGTCCGTTACTGTGATGGATCGTCATATACAGGAGATGTCGAAGATGTTGATCCT AATGCAAAAGTTTACTACAGAGGAGCTAGACTCTGGAGGGCAATCATGGATGATTTATTAGCTAAGGGAATGAAGGATGCTCAAAAT GCAATTCTAGCAGGATGTTCAGCAGGTGGTTTAGGTGCTATTCTACAATGTGACAATTTCCGGGGTTTGGTACCATCTACTGCCAAAGTGAAATGTTTATCTGACGCCGGATTCTTCATAAACGC CAATGATGTCTCTGGAGCACCACATATTCAAGAGTTCTTTGCTCAAGTTGTTAACACACAT GGATCAGCAAAAAATCTGCCTGAATCCTGTACGTCTAAATTCAGTGCTGAACTG TGCATGTTCCCGGAATATGCAGCAAGGGACATTCAGACGCCGTTGTTTCTGCTAAATGCTGCCTACGATACCTGGCAGGTAAAGAATACATTAGCACCAGGAGTAGCTGATCGACATGGAACATGGAGAGATTGCAAGAGTAACATAACAGAATGTTCCGATTCTCAGCTCCAAACATTGCAAG GTTTCAGGACAGAGTTCTTAGCAGCATTGTCGTCCTTAGGCGACAACCCATCAAGAGGGTCGTTCATCAACTCTTGCTACAGTCACTGTCAGTCAGGAACTCAAGAAACATGGTTAAGGAATGACTCTCCTTTACTAGATAACACG ACGATATCAGCTGCAGTTGGAGGCTGGTTCTATGACCGCAATGCTTTCCAAAAGATCGATTGCCCCTACCCTTGCGATAAAACTTGTCACAACCGCGTTTTTGAGTAA